The following are encoded together in the Candidatus Methylomirabilis oxygeniifera genome:
- a CDS encoding exported protein of unknown function (Evidence 5 : No homology to any previously reported sequences) produces MRIHRGWCWRLIALALLGGLTACAMIREPSPAPSAGTVRRPRPATPQEPQAPGFFSPLLTFGGDNELYLMWASGTLYKKQNDIHFSRSVDDGLTWDAHKSLKADPTRNTGGRQIVADRNGNVMAFWGAGLRTGNIDVVAARSEDHGANWTPPQGLYKGEIHVPSLITGPNGEYVSIIPEGPESNWRLVFFRSVDGGKIWEQLPTLNGTLGTDSQFGIRSSQIVADRNGRLHVVWQERGRGQRERIYYNRLESANAHGAWLPEAVQLSAGEADSSGAYRPQISVDADGHLFVAWVEAWDPGNAALGEGQHPQSVYFTRSMDGGRTWLAQPIRLSRTGPEALRHVATHVEVANDGKGRIYVAWREEVGFPRVERLVFQGSTDYGATWISEPRSLREIKPFPAIHARFHLKSGENGRVYLLWQMAGFAWDLFFMQSTDGGMTWSKAPIRLATLPQTDPGAHDVAFETRGSHLYVAWDIGPKLPSEIFVNRSTDFGRTWLTREVQVTKREP; encoded by the coding sequence ATGAGGATCCACCGTGGCTGGTGTTGGCGGCTGATCGCTCTTGCGCTTCTTGGAGGTCTGACCGCTTGCGCCATGATCAGGGAACCATCGCCGGCCCCCTCTGCAGGGACTGTTCGAAGGCCGCGTCCTGCAACACCCCAGGAGCCGCAGGCGCCGGGTTTCTTTTCGCCGCTGCTGACCTTTGGGGGGGATAATGAACTCTATCTGATGTGGGCGTCGGGCACGCTGTATAAGAAGCAGAACGATATCCATTTCTCCCGATCCGTAGACGATGGGCTGACATGGGATGCGCACAAATCCCTCAAGGCGGATCCGACGCGTAATACAGGGGGAAGACAGATTGTGGCCGATCGGAACGGGAATGTCATGGCCTTCTGGGGGGCCGGGCTGCGGACAGGCAACATCGATGTGGTGGCGGCGCGCTCGGAAGATCATGGCGCCAATTGGACTCCGCCTCAAGGTCTCTATAAGGGCGAGATCCATGTTCCCAGTCTCATCACCGGACCGAACGGGGAGTATGTCAGCATCATTCCGGAGGGCCCGGAATCGAATTGGAGGCTGGTGTTCTTCCGTTCGGTCGATGGCGGAAAGATCTGGGAACAGCTCCCAACACTGAACGGTACACTCGGGACGGATTCTCAATTCGGGATTCGATCGTCACAGATCGTTGCCGACCGTAATGGCCGGCTCCATGTCGTCTGGCAGGAGCGTGGGCGCGGACAAAGAGAACGAATCTATTACAACAGGCTCGAGTCGGCGAACGCGCACGGGGCATGGCTGCCTGAGGCCGTTCAATTAAGCGCGGGAGAAGCCGACTCCTCCGGGGCCTATCGTCCTCAGATCAGTGTCGATGCGGACGGTCATCTCTTCGTGGCGTGGGTGGAGGCATGGGACCCCGGTAACGCCGCTCTTGGTGAGGGACAGCACCCGCAGTCGGTCTACTTTACGCGATCGATGGATGGAGGGCGAACCTGGCTCGCACAGCCGATTCGACTGAGTCGAACGGGACCGGAAGCTCTCCGCCACGTGGCGACCCACGTTGAGGTAGCCAATGATGGGAAGGGCCGGATCTATGTCGCATGGCGAGAGGAGGTCGGTTTTCCCAGAGTGGAACGGCTGGTCTTCCAAGGGTCCACGGACTATGGGGCGACGTGGATCTCTGAACCTCGATCCCTGCGTGAGATCAAACCCTTCCCCGCCATCCACGCGCGGTTCCATCTGAAGAGCGGCGAGAACGGCCGTGTCTACCTTCTCTGGCAGATGGCGGGTTTTGCCTGGGATCTGTTCTTTATGCAATCGACTGATGGGGGGATGACGTGGTCGAAGGCGCCGATCCGCCTGGCCACCCTGCCGCAGACCGACCCCGGCGCCCATGATGTGGCCTTTGAGACGAGAGGATCACACCTGTATGTGGCCTGGGACATCGGGCCGAAGCTTCCGAGCGAGATCTTTGTGAATCGTTCAACCGATTTTGGCAGGACATGGCTGACCCGAGAGGTGCAGGTCACCAAGCGAGAACCGTGA
- a CDS encoding ATPase (AAA+ superfamily)-like protein, whose product MIARDISEELVRSAAEYPVVTILGPRQSGKTTLARMTFPDTPYFSLEDPDVRIAAEADPRGFLSQMEGGGILDEVQRVPALLSYVQGIVDKTKQRGRFILTGSHQPQLHEAISQSLAGRTAVLTLWPFSLHELGRYKSARDPFGLIVRGCFPRLHEEGLEPRRFFNGYLQTYVERDVRALIQLRDLSPFQRFLTLLAGRVGQVVNLASLSNDVGVSTTTIRNWLSVLKASYVVFELPPFFENIRKRVIKSPKIFFTDVGLATFLLGIHTEQQAFRDPLRGSLYENLIIADIVKGALNKGIRPEIYFFRDSHGNEVDLLIREKGVMTPVEIKSAGTFSVDFVKGVERFRALGMTGVSAGAVLYNGEQEFNVRGVRIFNPLLVDNIWETLTAPPRQAES is encoded by the coding sequence ATGATCGCTCGAGACATCTCAGAAGAACTTGTCCGATCCGCCGCGGAGTATCCTGTAGTAACCATCCTGGGTCCTCGCCAATCAGGCAAGACCACGCTGGCCCGGATGACGTTTCCGGACACACCGTACTTTTCCCTGGAAGACCCGGATGTCCGGATCGCAGCCGAGGCCGATCCGCGAGGGTTCCTCAGCCAGATGGAGGGCGGCGGCATCCTGGATGAGGTGCAGCGTGTCCCGGCGCTCCTGTCCTATGTCCAGGGAATAGTCGATAAGACCAAACAGCGTGGCCGGTTTATCCTGACCGGCAGTCATCAGCCGCAACTGCATGAGGCAATCAGTCAGTCGCTGGCAGGCCGAACTGCCGTGCTAACCCTGTGGCCGTTCTCGCTTCACGAGCTCGGTCGTTACAAGTCCGCGCGGGACCCCTTCGGCCTGATCGTACGCGGATGCTTTCCGCGGCTTCACGAAGAGGGTCTCGAGCCGCGTAGGTTCTTCAACGGCTACCTGCAGACCTACGTCGAGCGCGATGTGCGCGCATTGATTCAGTTGCGCGACCTGTCGCCGTTTCAGCGGTTCCTCACGTTGTTGGCGGGCCGGGTGGGACAGGTCGTCAATCTTGCTTCGCTCTCCAACGATGTCGGCGTATCGACCACGACCATCAGGAATTGGCTCTCCGTTCTGAAAGCGTCGTATGTCGTATTCGAATTACCACCGTTCTTCGAGAACATCCGAAAGCGTGTGATCAAATCCCCTAAAATATTTTTTACAGATGTGGGTCTCGCAACCTTTCTGCTGGGTATCCATACCGAACAACAGGCATTTCGCGATCCCTTGCGCGGAAGCCTCTATGAGAACCTCATCATTGCGGACATTGTGAAGGGCGCTCTCAACAAAGGGATCAGGCCGGAGATCTATTTTTTCCGCGACTCTCACGGGAACGAGGTTGACTTGCTCATCCGAGAAAAAGGCGTGATGACGCCGGTCGAGATCAAGTCCGCCGGGACGTTTTCCGTGGATTTCGTCAAAGGGGTCGAGCGTTTTCGAGCGCTGGGCATGACGGGTGTGTCCGCAGGCGCGGTCCTCTATAACGGCGAGCAGGAGTTCAATGTCCGAGGCGTCCGCATTTTCAATCCGCTTCTTGTTGACAATATCTGGGAGACCTTGACCGCGCCTCCGAGACAGGCAGAATCCTGA
- a CDS encoding protein of unknown function (Evidence 5 : No homology to any previously reported sequences) gives MLDSINPFNWLQVAGYISHETPDLVVVHWWHPFFAPCLGTTIRMVRRRSRNTRVVFICHNVLPHEPFPAATALTRLALSQGQAWVVHSETDRQRLTELGLDGPVYLIPQPPAQGYGTPLNREEAKSSLGFSGNLLLFFGLIRQYKGLPSLIQALPLVLKEMECTLLVVGEFYEGKDQCLKLISELGLQSRVRIIDQFVPAGKVSLYFSAADLVVLPYESATQSAIVPIAFAFERPVLATAVGGLPEAVRDGETGLLVEPRNPTALAKAIIRFYTEDLGSTFRRHILQRQHFSWGELAATLEAAAIDRTS, from the coding sequence ATGTTGGACTCCATCAACCCCTTCAACTGGTTACAGGTTGCCGGATATATCAGTCATGAGACACCGGACCTCGTGGTTGTCCACTGGTGGCATCCCTTCTTTGCCCCCTGCCTCGGGACGACAATTCGCATGGTCAGGCGGCGATCCCGCAATACGCGGGTCGTGTTTATCTGTCACAACGTCTTGCCACACGAGCCGTTCCCGGCGGCAACGGCGCTCACCCGCCTGGCGCTGAGTCAAGGACAGGCTTGGGTCGTCCATTCTGAAACTGACAGGCAGCGCCTGACGGAACTCGGCCTTGACGGACCGGTCTATCTGATCCCCCAGCCCCCCGCCCAAGGATATGGAACTCCGCTCAACAGGGAGGAGGCCAAATCCAGCCTTGGCTTTTCAGGCAACCTTCTTCTCTTTTTCGGTCTCATACGACAGTACAAAGGGCTTCCGTCCCTCATCCAAGCCCTCCCCCTGGTTCTGAAGGAGATGGAATGCACCCTGTTGGTGGTAGGGGAGTTTTACGAGGGAAAGGACCAGTGCCTCAAGCTCATTTCTGAACTCGGTCTCCAATCCAGGGTCAGAATTATAGATCAGTTCGTCCCTGCCGGCAAGGTCAGCCTCTACTTCTCCGCAGCCGATTTAGTCGTCCTCCCCTACGAATCAGCAACACAGAGCGCCATCGTCCCGATTGCCTTTGCCTTCGAGCGACCGGTGCTGGCCACTGCCGTGGGCGGGCTGCCGGAGGCTGTCCGTGACGGCGAAACCGGTCTTCTGGTCGAGCCGCGCAACCCAACCGCGCTGGCGAAGGCGATTATTCGCTTCTACACGGAAGACTTAGGGAGTACATTTCGCCGACACATCCTACAACGGCAGCACTTTTCCTGGGGGGAGCTGGCCGCCACGTTAGAGGCTGCAGCGATCGACCGCACTTCATAG
- a CDS encoding conserved protein of unknown function (Evidence 4 : Homologs of previously reported genes of unknown function) yields the protein MRVVFDTNIFISAFVIPGGNAEEAYLHVVRRTFELFTSLAILTETANILRTKFEWSDEKVERLLESISKAAAVMRTQPHLHILYDEPDNRILECALLAEADIIVSGDRRLLSLTRYGDIRIVKLADFLDLLN from the coding sequence GTGCGGGTCGTCTTCGATACGAATATCTTCATCTCGGCCTTTGTCATTCCTGGGGGCAATGCGGAAGAGGCATACCTCCACGTCGTGCGAAGAACATTCGAGTTATTCACTTCCCTCGCCATCCTCACCGAAACCGCCAATATCCTCCGAACCAAATTCGAATGGTCGGATGAGAAGGTCGAGCGTCTCCTTGAATCTATCAGCAAGGCGGCCGCGGTCATGAGGACTCAGCCTCATCTACACATTCTTTACGATGAGCCGGATAACCGGATCCTCGAATGTGCCCTCCTCGCCGAGGCCGATATCATTGTCTCGGGTGACCGGCGCCTCCTTTCGCTTACACGCTATGGGGACATCCGCATTGTCAAGCTTGCCGACTTCCTGGATCTCCTGAATTAA
- a CDS encoding exported protein of unknown function (Evidence 5 : No homology to any previously reported sequences) produces MSHLFPTVIFAVLALVWHPAFADAQVYVANSGSGTVSVLSTPDHALIAEIPVGALPSRIAVTPDGAFVYVTNENSGTMSKISAASNSAVATISVGALPKGVAISADGLSVFVIADSMLKQFHVATDAPVRAYSLPIGVPVDVALSPDGTFAYVVDKNQNICSVYPINLTTGAVITSTECANGVSIGAIGGSYPVTLAIRPDGQFVYVTTPQDGAMQVVRLSDNIRVGGGCAMGPGPLGCALGGPNSVAVSADGGFAFTANSNNKTVSIFAIDQVSGLPAVPVRVALPTKPSYLDVTPDGTRLYVSHGSNSVSVIDLTSNPPALTGTLTVGNGPLGVAVSPLASGGGGGGGDPQTLSVTPASLTFTGEQGLGDPAAQAVQVGASGMTALSWSLAATGQDPGAGSWLKADLLAGTAPPTGSVQISAGTCGLAAGTYLGTISVASGQASNSPQSIPVSLTVAAPAGLLAAPSVRVCADRQTYQPGQALEIRVSLRQGVSSNSGDAYLFAGIPGDVNFVSLVWSEQGIGVNYGPAPVPFGTNFQVADFSGLIFERVFDASDPQGTYDLQAILAVAGSDPTIEANRLAASTINFSVTP; encoded by the coding sequence ATGTCGCATCTATTCCCGACTGTCATCTTTGCTGTTCTTGCGCTGGTGTGGCACCCTGCCTTCGCTGACGCCCAGGTGTATGTGGCGAATAGCGGCTCCGGGACGGTCTCGGTCCTGAGCACCCCGGATCATGCCCTGATCGCCGAGATCCCTGTTGGGGCCCTGCCTTCGCGGATCGCGGTGACACCGGATGGGGCGTTCGTGTATGTCACGAATGAAAATAGCGGGACCATGTCGAAGATCAGCGCGGCGAGCAACAGTGCTGTAGCCACGATCTCGGTCGGCGCCCTGCCGAAGGGAGTGGCGATCAGCGCGGACGGATTGTCCGTGTTCGTCATCGCAGACAGTATGTTGAAACAGTTTCACGTTGCCACGGATGCACCCGTCAGGGCGTATTCGCTTCCTATCGGGGTGCCGGTTGATGTGGCTCTATCGCCGGATGGGACGTTCGCCTATGTCGTTGATAAGAATCAGAATATCTGTTCGGTCTACCCCATCAATCTGACGACTGGGGCGGTTATAACCAGTACGGAGTGCGCGAACGGGGTGTCGATCGGGGCGATAGGCGGAAGCTACCCAGTGACTCTCGCCATCCGCCCCGATGGGCAGTTTGTCTACGTCACAACGCCCCAGGATGGGGCCATGCAGGTTGTTCGGCTCTCCGATAATATTCGCGTTGGCGGAGGGTGTGCCATGGGTCCCGGCCCATTAGGCTGTGCTCTTGGTGGCCCGAACAGCGTGGCAGTATCCGCGGACGGAGGATTCGCCTTCACGGCCAACTCCAACAACAAGACTGTCAGCATCTTCGCCATTGACCAGGTCAGCGGCCTTCCGGCGGTTCCTGTCCGTGTGGCGCTGCCAACGAAACCCTCCTATCTCGATGTCACCCCGGACGGCACGCGCCTGTATGTAAGCCACGGGTCCAATTCGGTCTCCGTCATCGACCTGACGTCCAATCCACCCGCGCTGACCGGCACATTGACCGTCGGTAACGGTCCGCTCGGCGTAGCAGTATCGCCGCTCGCCTCCGGCGGGGGCGGGGGCGGGGGCGACCCCCAGACCCTCTCGGTAACTCCCGCCAGCCTTACCTTTACCGGAGAGCAGGGCCTCGGCGATCCGGCCGCGCAAGCGGTCCAGGTGGGCGCCAGTGGAATGACGGCCCTATCATGGAGTCTGGCCGCAACCGGACAGGACCCTGGCGCCGGATCCTGGCTGAAGGCCGATCTGCTCGCAGGCACAGCCCCTCCGACCGGTTCCGTACAGATCTCGGCGGGTACCTGCGGGCTTGCAGCCGGAACCTATCTTGGAACGATCAGCGTAGCCTCGGGCCAGGCAAGCAACAGCCCGCAGTCGATCCCGGTCTCGCTGACCGTGGCCGCACCGGCCGGACTGTTGGCTGCGCCCTCGGTGAGGGTCTGCGCCGATCGCCAGACCTATCAACCCGGGCAGGCGCTGGAAATCAGGGTCTCGCTGCGTCAAGGGGTGTCGTCCAATTCTGGAGATGCCTATCTCTTTGCCGGTATTCCTGGTGACGTAAACTTTGTGTCGCTGGTGTGGTCTGAGCAGGGGATAGGCGTGAATTACGGCCCGGCGCCGGTTCCGTTCGGAACGAATTTTCAAGTAGCCGATTTCTCCGGGTTGATCTTTGAGCGGGTATTTGACGCCTCCGATCCGCAGGGGACCTATGACCTCCAGGCGATCCTGGCTGTGGCGGGCAGCGATCCGACAATAGAAGCGAATCGACTGGCTGCCTCAACGATCAATTTCAGCGTGACGCCGTAA
- a CDS encoding UDP-glucose/GDP-mannose dehydrogenase: protein MTSRIPHLKDRIARRNYTVGVIGLGYVGLPAVVRFGEVGFRVLGFDIDPHKVKRLAAGESYIRHLPADRIASLSRSSRFEATSDFTRLGEADALVICVPTPLTRHRNPDLRYVTQTADAIAQTLRVGQLICLESTTYPGTTEELLLPRFEARGLKAGEDFFLVFSPEREDPGNTQFGLATMPKVLGGVSDACGELGEALYTTIVPTVVRVTSPKAAEMTKLLENIYRAVNIALVNELKMLSDRMGIDIWEVIAAAATKPFGFQAFYPGPGLGGHCIPIDPFYLTWKAREYGMATRFIELAGEINHAMPTWVVGKVVEALNKRGKSLNGAKVLVLGVAYKPNIDDQRESPALEILTLLRQQGAQVNYSDPHVPRCYGHRHYPDLDLTAIPLTAETLQAQDLVILATHHSAFDLELIGRHARLIVDTRNAFKGFPPDKVIKA, encoded by the coding sequence ATGACATCGCGCATCCCGCATCTGAAGGATCGCATCGCGCGGCGAAACTATACGGTGGGCGTCATCGGCCTGGGCTATGTCGGGCTGCCCGCCGTCGTGCGCTTTGGGGAGGTCGGTTTCCGGGTGCTGGGGTTCGACATCGACCCCCACAAGGTCAAACGGCTTGCCGCCGGCGAGAGCTATATCCGGCATCTCCCGGCAGATCGGATCGCCTCCCTGTCCAGGTCGAGCCGGTTTGAAGCCACCTCTGACTTCACCCGCCTTGGGGAGGCCGACGCGCTGGTCATCTGTGTCCCGACGCCGTTGACGCGTCATCGAAATCCTGACCTTCGGTACGTCACGCAGACGGCGGACGCCATTGCCCAAACCCTGCGGGTCGGTCAGCTCATCTGTCTGGAGAGCACCACCTACCCGGGCACTACTGAGGAGCTTCTCCTGCCGCGCTTTGAGGCGAGAGGACTGAAGGCGGGGGAGGATTTCTTTCTGGTCTTCTCACCGGAGCGTGAGGATCCGGGCAATACGCAGTTCGGGTTGGCCACCATGCCCAAGGTTCTCGGCGGGGTATCGGACGCCTGCGGCGAACTGGGAGAGGCGCTCTACACCACGATTGTGCCCACGGTGGTCCGGGTCACCTCGCCCAAGGCGGCCGAAATGACCAAGCTTCTGGAGAATATCTACCGGGCAGTCAACATCGCGTTGGTGAATGAGCTGAAGATGCTCTCGGACCGCATGGGGATCGACATCTGGGAAGTGATCGCCGCCGCAGCGACGAAGCCCTTTGGCTTTCAGGCCTTCTATCCCGGACCGGGCCTTGGCGGGCACTGTATCCCCATCGATCCCTTCTATCTGACCTGGAAGGCCCGCGAGTACGGCATGGCCACCCGCTTTATCGAGCTGGCCGGCGAGATCAATCACGCTATGCCTACCTGGGTGGTGGGAAAGGTTGTGGAAGCGCTGAACAAGAGAGGCAAGTCGCTGAACGGCGCCAAGGTTCTGGTCCTGGGGGTGGCATACAAGCCGAATATTGATGATCAACGAGAGAGCCCCGCCCTGGAGATCCTGACGTTGCTTCGGCAACAGGGCGCTCAGGTGAATTACTCAGATCCCCACGTCCCACGGTGCTACGGTCATCGTCACTATCCTGATCTCGATCTGACCGCCATCCCCCTGACGGCTGAGACCCTCCAGGCGCAGGATCTGGTCATCCTGGCAACACACCACTCGGCATTTGACCTTGAGTTGATCGGTCGCCACGCCCGGCTCATTGTGGATACGCGAAACGCCTTCAAGGGATTCCCCCCAGACAAGGTCATTAAGGCGTAA
- a CDS encoding conserved exported protein of unknown function (Evidence 4 : Homologs of previously reported genes of unknown function): MKTTVAVALALTLSFTGIVGNHAEAAKARPDLIVAAVSAPSSTSPNTIIVVSGTIKNQGRASSKAFNVAAYLSADPSNTIGATLLGTQNVSGLAAGASVALSNSFTVPASTASGTFYVVAVADSTKVVSESNESNNTRASGGIAVQAPISTPTAAQITAWVTDSLARIQPTDPAGISTEATIKAARNEYEGFQVIVKAPSDTALSNVTATASDLTGPTGVIASSNITLYREAYILVTTSSPASPYPTGWWPDPLIPFKHPETGANLGQPFTVDAGRNVPIYVEVYVPAGTPAGTYTGGIQVSVSGGASIPIPISLTVWNFSLPTTPALRTNFGHFRSQQFAAAFGTSRYTDIHNTLMDKFDHELLRHRLSPARPSGTEPSYNAATGTIDSSNVQARMAHFISLGLTSYDLPLFDDWPWADPFGADRDKAQRYLSGILDWLGANDWLTLAYHDGIDEPEEASGYQAVRDEATNWHGLDPRAKMLITEQTRPWDPTWGTLYGSVDIWTPYFSRFDPVTWAERRAVGEQSWMYGAWGDNGTPGDLLDRPIYEIRVPAWIGFQYGITGLLKWNTVYWDQVTDPWTNPATYTLSGDIFNGDGAFFYPGTKVGYEGPIASLRLKTFRDAVDDYDYLTQLAVTDPASAQAIAQRVGTTFTDWTKDSTPIAQARLELGRRLGEL, from the coding sequence ATGAAAACTACAGTTGCTGTCGCCTTGGCTCTCACGCTGAGCTTCACGGGGATCGTTGGAAATCACGCCGAAGCCGCCAAGGCCAGGCCTGATCTGATCGTTGCCGCCGTCAGCGCCCCATCTTCAACCTCTCCCAACACCATTATCGTCGTGTCCGGCACCATTAAGAATCAAGGCAGGGCAAGTTCCAAGGCCTTCAACGTTGCGGCGTATCTCTCTGCGGACCCCTCGAATACCATCGGCGCGACTCTCCTCGGCACCCAGAACGTATCCGGTCTCGCCGCCGGAGCCAGCGTGGCCCTCAGCAATTCATTTACTGTTCCCGCCTCAACCGCAAGCGGCACATTTTACGTAGTGGCGGTCGCCGATTCGACCAAGGTCGTCAGCGAGAGCAACGAAAGCAACAATACCCGCGCCTCCGGCGGCATAGCGGTTCAGGCGCCAATATCAACTCCGACGGCCGCACAAATAACAGCGTGGGTCACCGACTCCCTCGCCCGCATCCAACCCACCGACCCCGCCGGAATCAGCACCGAGGCCACCATTAAGGCCGCGCGTAATGAGTACGAGGGCTTCCAAGTTATCGTTAAAGCCCCATCTGACACTGCTCTCAGCAACGTCACGGCCACCGCATCTGATCTTACCGGACCTACCGGCGTAATCGCTTCGAGTAATATCACCCTCTACCGCGAGGCATATATTTTGGTCACAACGTCCAGCCCTGCCTCACCGTACCCCACAGGCTGGTGGCCTGATCCCCTGATCCCCTTCAAGCATCCGGAAACGGGAGCGAATCTTGGCCAGCCGTTCACTGTAGATGCAGGCCGGAATGTGCCGATTTATGTCGAGGTCTACGTACCGGCCGGCACGCCGGCGGGGACCTACACCGGCGGCATTCAGGTGAGCGTATCCGGCGGGGCGTCCATACCGATCCCCATCTCGCTGACAGTTTGGAATTTTAGCCTTCCGACCACACCTGCACTACGAACTAACTTCGGCCATTTCCGCTCGCAGCAGTTTGCCGCAGCATTCGGAACGAGCCGATATACGGATATCCACAACACGCTAATGGACAAATTCGATCATGAACTGCTCCGCCACCGCCTCTCCCCGGCCCGGCCAAGCGGCACCGAGCCGTCCTATAATGCCGCCACAGGGACGATCGACTCGTCGAACGTTCAGGCGCGCATGGCTCACTTCATCAGTTTGGGCCTCACGAGCTACGACCTTCCTCTGTTCGACGACTGGCCGTGGGCCGACCCATTCGGGGCAGATCGAGATAAGGCCCAGCGTTACCTTTCGGGTATTCTTGACTGGCTGGGTGCCAATGACTGGCTTACCCTAGCCTACCATGACGGGATCGACGAACCTGAAGAGGCTTCCGGATATCAGGCCGTACGTGACGAGGCAACCAACTGGCATGGACTTGATCCGCGAGCAAAAATGCTGATCACCGAACAAACCAGACCATGGGATCCGACGTGGGGAACGCTTTACGGCAGCGTAGACATCTGGACACCGTATTTTTCCCGCTTCGATCCGGTCACATGGGCAGAGCGACGCGCCGTTGGCGAACAGTCATGGATGTACGGGGCCTGGGGCGATAACGGAACACCGGGAGACCTGCTCGACCGACCCATCTACGAGATCAGGGTACCTGCCTGGATCGGCTTCCAGTACGGGATCACCGGTCTACTCAAATGGAATACCGTGTACTGGGATCAAGTAACTGATCCATGGACGAACCCGGCGACCTATACCCTTTCTGGGGATATCTTCAACGGAGATGGTGCCTTCTTCTACCCAGGAACAAAGGTCGGATACGAGGGTCCCATCGCGTCTCTAAGGTTGAAAACCTTCCGTGATGCCGTAGACGACTACGACTACCTGACCCAACTCGCAGTCACAGATCCCGCCTCCGCCCAAGCGATCGCCCAGAGGGTCGGTACTACGTTCACGGATTGGACGAAAGACTCTACGCCGATTGCTCAAGCACGCTTGGAACTTGGTCGCCGCCTTGGAGAGCTATAA
- a CDS encoding protein of unknown function (Evidence 5 : No homology to any previously reported sequences), with translation MDHKRVALTVSMPPDLARKFDRLAKAEAKNKSQLFRDMFQAYQQRRSELEFFELQRYGARQARKKGVLTEADVEALVFQDR, from the coding sequence ATGGACCACAAACGCGTAGCCTTGACAGTTTCCATGCCCCCTGATCTTGCCCGAAAATTCGACAGGCTAGCCAAAGCCGAGGCCAAAAACAAAAGCCAGCTTTTCCGCGACATGTTCCAGGCCTATCAACAACGCCGTTCGGAGTTAGAGTTCTTTGAGCTTCAGCGGTACGGCGCCAGGCAGGCCAGGAAGAAAGGAGTCCTCACTGAAGCCGACGTCGAAGCCCTGGTCTTCCAGGACCGCTGA
- a CDS encoding exported protein of unknown function (Evidence 5 : No homology to any previously reported sequences) — translation MTVRLKLDGVIGLVLLIVMTSMVVAAPVFAKDMPAWKGSGGTRPVDKNGSPRSQSKTSSFFLAPGEGVIGGFTAIPMGDSIEDAILAGRNTFSTAETIEFDGILFDTGIAGTSIEFWVYLFDIRGQLLTVGYYFDESAPSDRTAFYLQKDAGTTPPGVYKWLMEFHDTFGNYFITPIQTFEVVEAL, via the coding sequence ATGACTGTTCGACTGAAACTCGATGGCGTCATTGGACTCGTGCTGCTGATCGTGATGACCTCGATGGTTGTGGCCGCCCCGGTGTTCGCGAAAGACATGCCCGCATGGAAGGGCAGCGGGGGGACGCGACCCGTTGACAAGAACGGGTCACCTCGCAGCCAGTCGAAGACATCAAGCTTCTTTCTTGCCCCTGGTGAGGGGGTCATAGGGGGATTTACCGCCATACCCATGGGTGACAGCATTGAGGACGCTATACTGGCCGGACGCAATACCTTCTCGACGGCAGAGACGATCGAGTTCGACGGGATTCTGTTTGATACAGGGATAGCAGGGACCAGCATTGAGTTCTGGGTGTACCTTTTCGATATAAGGGGCCAATTGTTAACCGTTGGGTATTATTTTGATGAAAGCGCCCCATCGGACAGGACAGCTTTCTATCTTCAAAAGGATGCCGGAACGACTCCGCCGGGTGTGTACAAGTGGCTGATGGAGTTCCATGACACCTTCGGGAACTACTTTATCACACCGATCCAAACCTTCGAGGTCGTGGAGGCTTTGTAA